In Synechococcus sp. UW69, a single genomic region encodes these proteins:
- a CDS encoding DUF1816 domain-containing protein, producing the protein MSPLIRPLRSLANGLGVAWWARIQTSGPDVTYWFGPFVTRKGLENELTSFLDDVKSEQPQSISHSLLRTRRSEPLTITAEG; encoded by the coding sequence ATGAGTCCCCTGATCCGGCCGCTGCGCAGCCTTGCCAATGGCCTTGGGGTCGCCTGGTGGGCTCGGATTCAGACATCAGGTCCCGATGTGACCTACTGGTTCGGTCCGTTTGTCACCCGCAAAGGTTTGGAAAACGAGCTGACTTCCTTCCTTGACGACGTCAAGTCTGAGCAACCTCAGTCGATCAGCCACTCCCTGCTGCGGACCCGTCGCTCCGAGCCCCTCACCATCACGGCTGAGGGCTGA
- the rlmB gene encoding 23S rRNA (guanosine(2251)-2'-O)-methyltransferase RlmB, with protein sequence MSPRFERRSSGPSRDGRSGPGGSGSGRPPGGRPPSGRPSAGRSSVGRSGNGRPMPSNRRSDGGRSPYAKPGRDGSSFRDRRAPRDEGWERPRGGDRPGNRSDDRPRERFGDRPGNRSGDRPRERFGDRPGNRSDDRPRERFGDRSRSFDRDQNAFRTESQNDRSGPGRFRDRNDRYGDRRRSGDERRQPSQRPRSRYDNGRSQRLDAAPEAAAAIPPADDLIWGRHATQAALEAGRPIHRIWCTPEMRSAAKFLQLLRDAKASGVLVEEVTWARLGQITGGSVHQGIALQTAAAETLDLESLIDGCSDLGEPPLLVALDSVTDPHNLGAVVRSAEAMGAHGVVIPQRRSAGLTGSAAKVAAGALEHLPVARVVNLNRSLEKLKDAGYRVVGLAAEGDVTLTDVDLSGPLVLVTGSEDQGLSLLTRRHCDQLVRIPLRGITPSLNASVATALCVYEVARRNWMKDIHGQAPSPPIRRPQIAGVETSTEASEPPEQPVEKVPDQRIDLDLHPSEQAAAPEFDQNIQLSP encoded by the coding sequence ATGAGCCCTCGCTTTGAACGCCGCTCCAGCGGCCCATCCCGCGATGGTCGTTCGGGGCCAGGAGGGAGTGGAAGTGGACGACCTCCAGGAGGCAGGCCTCCCAGTGGACGTCCATCCGCTGGCCGCTCCTCGGTGGGGCGCTCTGGCAACGGTCGGCCCATGCCCAGCAATCGTCGTTCCGACGGTGGTCGTTCGCCTTACGCCAAACCTGGTCGAGATGGCAGCAGTTTTCGCGACCGACGAGCGCCGAGGGATGAGGGCTGGGAGCGTCCTCGGGGTGGAGATCGACCCGGTAATCGATCTGATGATCGCCCCAGAGAGCGATTCGGAGATCGACCCGGCAATCGATCCGGTGATCGCCCCAGAGAGCGATTCGGAGATCGACCCGGTAATCGATCTGATGATCGCCCCAGAGAGCGATTCGGGGATCGATCCCGTTCCTTCGACCGGGATCAGAATGCTTTTCGTACGGAATCTCAGAACGACCGTTCAGGGCCCGGACGATTTCGGGATCGGAATGATCGTTACGGCGATCGTCGTCGCTCCGGGGATGAACGGCGCCAGCCGTCCCAGCGCCCCCGATCGCGCTACGACAATGGACGTTCCCAGCGACTGGATGCAGCACCGGAGGCCGCAGCGGCCATACCTCCGGCAGATGATCTGATTTGGGGGCGCCATGCCACCCAAGCCGCGCTGGAGGCAGGACGACCCATTCATCGCATTTGGTGCACCCCGGAGATGCGCAGTGCGGCCAAATTTCTCCAGCTCTTGCGCGATGCCAAGGCGTCTGGGGTCTTGGTGGAAGAGGTGACCTGGGCTCGGCTTGGACAGATCACAGGTGGTTCCGTTCACCAGGGCATCGCCCTTCAGACGGCAGCTGCTGAAACCCTCGATCTCGAAAGCCTCATCGATGGCTGTTCGGATCTTGGGGAACCCCCCTTATTGGTGGCTTTGGATAGTGTCACGGACCCCCACAATCTCGGTGCTGTCGTGCGTTCCGCCGAGGCGATGGGAGCCCATGGTGTGGTGATTCCCCAGCGCCGGAGTGCTGGGTTAACCGGTTCGGCCGCCAAAGTGGCAGCCGGTGCCCTTGAACACCTTCCGGTCGCGCGTGTGGTCAACCTCAACCGGTCGTTGGAAAAGCTCAAGGATGCGGGATACAGGGTGGTGGGCCTTGCGGCAGAAGGGGACGTGACCCTCACGGATGTTGATCTCAGCGGCCCATTGGTGCTGGTCACCGGGTCAGAGGACCAGGGCTTGTCGCTTTTGACCCGGCGTCACTGTGATCAGTTGGTCCGCATTCCGCTGCGGGGCATTACCCCAAGCCTGAATGCATCCGTTGCTACGGCACTTTGCGTTTATGAAGTGGCGCGTCGCAATTGGATGAAGGACATTCACGGCCAGGCGCCGTCACCCCCGATTCGACGTCCCCAAATCGCTGGGGTAGAGACGTCCACTGAGGCGTCTGAACCGCCTGAACAACCCGTGGAGAAGGTTCCTGACCAGCGGATTGATCTGGATCTCCATCCGTCTGAACAAGCTGCTGCGCCGGAGTTCGATCAGAATATCCAGCTATCTCCCTGA
- the trpD gene encoding anthranilate phosphoribosyltransferase, which translates to MSSDTRSWSVRLDHLLQGNHLSSDEATALMHAWLAEELEPVQTGAFLAGLRAKGMVADELAAMAAVLREACPLPCARPNLAMVDTCGTGGDGADTFNISTAVAFTAAACGVNVAKHGNRSASGKVGSADVLEGLGLNLKAPLNKVVEALPGTGVTFLFAPAWHPALVNLAPLRRRLGVRTVFNLLGPLVNPLQPQAQVLGVARPELLDPMAGALQQLGLTRAVVVHGAGGLDEASLAGPNALRLIESGGISSQEVCPEDLGLTGAGLDLLRGGDCSVNQQILRDVLQGHGSLAQTEVVAFNTALVLWAAGLQTDLTAAAAQAMTVLREGKAWEKLVALRDALSDGDGE; encoded by the coding sequence ATGTCCTCAGACACGCGCTCTTGGTCGGTTCGCTTGGACCACCTGCTGCAGGGCAACCACCTCAGCTCCGATGAGGCCACCGCCCTGATGCATGCCTGGCTGGCCGAGGAGCTCGAGCCCGTTCAAACAGGGGCGTTCCTCGCTGGTCTGAGAGCCAAGGGAATGGTGGCCGATGAGCTTGCGGCCATGGCAGCTGTTTTGAGGGAAGCGTGTCCACTTCCCTGCGCCCGGCCCAATTTGGCGATGGTCGACACCTGCGGCACCGGTGGTGACGGTGCAGACACGTTCAATATCTCAACTGCTGTCGCCTTCACCGCCGCCGCCTGTGGAGTGAATGTGGCGAAGCACGGCAACCGCAGCGCCAGCGGCAAGGTGGGCTCAGCCGATGTTCTTGAAGGGCTCGGTCTCAACCTCAAGGCACCCTTAAACAAGGTGGTGGAGGCTCTGCCTGGAACCGGTGTCACCTTTTTGTTTGCTCCGGCCTGGCATCCAGCCTTGGTCAATCTGGCTCCATTACGACGCCGTCTGGGCGTTCGCACTGTGTTCAACCTGCTGGGTCCACTGGTCAACCCACTGCAGCCCCAGGCCCAGGTTCTTGGTGTGGCCCGTCCGGAGCTTCTCGATCCCATGGCAGGTGCCCTCCAGCAGTTGGGATTGACCCGTGCCGTTGTGGTTCACGGCGCTGGCGGTCTCGATGAGGCTTCCTTGGCTGGCCCCAACGCCTTGCGTTTGATCGAATCGGGGGGCATCAGCAGCCAGGAGGTCTGCCCTGAAGATCTGGGCCTGACGGGTGCCGGCCTCGATTTGCTACGTGGTGGTGACTGCTCGGTGAATCAGCAGATCCTGCGAGATGTTCTGCAAGGGCATGGATCGCTCGCTCAAACGGAGGTGGTTGCCTTCAACACGGCATTGGTGCTTTGGGCCGCTGGATTGCAAACCGATCTCACGGCTGCTGCTGCACAGGCCATGACGGTTCTGCGAGAGGGCAAGGCCTGGGAGAAGCTTGTCGCTCTGCGGGATGCCCTGTCCGATGGAGATGGAGAATGA
- the gatA gene encoding Asp-tRNA(Asn)/Glu-tRNA(Gln) amidotransferase subunit GatA, whose protein sequence is MDRRDMTISAWRQQLQSGEISSRELVDQHLKRLENSEPSLNAFVEVTSEKARADASSIDEARAAGETLGPLAGLPLAVKDNLCTKGVRTTCSSRMLEQFVPPYESTVTERLWQAGGVLVGKTNLDEFAMGGSTETSAFGATQNPWNTAHVPGGSSGGSAAAVASGSCVASLGSDTGGSIRQPASFCGVVGLKPTYGRVSRWGLVAFASSLDQVGPFAGSVADVAELLQVIAGPDPRDSTCLDAAVPDFSAGLNKPIKGLKVGVIKECFDAEGLDAEVKASVQASAAQLEALGAELVEVSCPRFNDGIATYYVIAPSEASANLARYDGVKYGFRADDAESLAAMTARSRAEGFGAEVQRRILIGTYALSAGYVDAYYKKAQQVRTLIRRDFDAAFQSVDVLLTPTAPSTAFKAGAHADDPLAMYLADLLTIPVNLAGLPAISVPCGFSAAGLPIGMQLIGNVLDEPRLLQVAHQYEQAAQVFASRPEAALVP, encoded by the coding sequence ATGGATCGCAGGGACATGACGATCAGCGCGTGGCGTCAGCAACTGCAGAGCGGTGAGATTTCCTCCCGTGAGCTCGTTGATCAACACCTCAAGCGGCTCGAAAACTCTGAGCCGTCTCTCAATGCTTTTGTTGAGGTGACGAGCGAAAAAGCCCGTGCTGATGCATCCAGCATCGATGAAGCAAGGGCCGCTGGAGAGACCCTCGGCCCTCTGGCTGGATTGCCACTGGCCGTTAAAGACAACCTCTGCACCAAAGGGGTTCGCACCACCTGCTCCAGCCGCATGCTGGAACAGTTTGTGCCTCCCTACGAATCAACAGTGACCGAAAGGCTTTGGCAAGCCGGAGGTGTGCTGGTGGGTAAGACGAATCTGGATGAGTTCGCCATGGGCGGCTCCACGGAAACGTCGGCCTTTGGTGCGACTCAGAATCCTTGGAACACAGCCCATGTACCGGGCGGAAGCTCCGGTGGCAGTGCTGCGGCCGTCGCTTCAGGGAGTTGCGTTGCTTCTCTGGGTTCCGACACCGGAGGCTCCATCCGTCAGCCTGCGTCGTTTTGTGGCGTTGTGGGTCTTAAACCCACCTACGGCCGCGTCAGTCGTTGGGGTCTGGTGGCTTTTGCCAGTTCCTTGGATCAGGTGGGTCCCTTTGCAGGAAGTGTGGCTGATGTGGCCGAACTGCTTCAGGTGATCGCAGGGCCCGACCCCCGTGATTCCACTTGCCTTGATGCGGCTGTGCCGGACTTCAGTGCCGGCCTGAACAAGCCCATCAAGGGTCTCAAGGTTGGTGTGATCAAGGAGTGCTTCGATGCCGAAGGCCTCGATGCTGAGGTCAAGGCTTCGGTGCAGGCCTCTGCTGCTCAGCTGGAGGCTCTTGGCGCTGAGCTGGTGGAGGTGAGCTGCCCCCGTTTCAACGACGGCATCGCCACCTATTACGTGATTGCGCCGTCGGAGGCCTCTGCCAATTTGGCGCGTTACGACGGGGTCAAATACGGCTTTCGTGCGGACGACGCCGAAAGCCTTGCCGCGATGACAGCACGAAGCCGTGCTGAGGGGTTTGGTGCGGAGGTGCAGCGGCGGATCTTGATTGGCACCTATGCCCTTTCCGCCGGATACGTCGACGCTTATTACAAAAAGGCCCAGCAGGTGCGCACCCTGATCCGGCGTGATTTTGATGCTGCGTTCCAGAGTGTTGATGTGCTGCTCACGCCAACCGCACCGTCCACCGCGTTCAAGGCTGGCGCCCATGCTGATGACCCTCTGGCGATGTACCTCGCCGACTTGCTGACGATTCCGGTGAACCTGGCCGGGTTGCCTGCGATCAGTGTTCCCTGCGGATTCAGTGCGGCGGGTTTGCCGATTGGGATGCAGTTGATCGGCAATGTCTTGGACGAACCGCGTCTGCTCCAGGTGGCGCACCAGTACGAGCAGGCAGCGCAGGTGTTCGCTTCACGCCCTGAAGCCGCTCTGGTTCCCTGA
- the carA gene encoding glutamine-hydrolyzing carbamoyl-phosphate synthase small subunit: protein MPFGGPPMPDSPSDKAYLVLADGTVLTGVGFGHRGTTIGEVVFNTGMTGYQEVLTDPSYAGQLVSFTYPELGNTGVNADDQEADRPHALGVIARQLAPSPSNWRCEQTLDTWMQSHQLVGISGVDTRALVRHLREAGAMNGVISSDGQTPAQLFELLKQAPSMEGLNLADRVTTREPYQWNQPCSVGFDQRLQRRSDAPFRVVAVDFGIKRAILDRLVAHGCDVTVLPADTDLATVRSHRPDGVFLSNGPGDPAAVSYGIALAKTLLEEADLPLFGICLGHQILGLALGGKTFKLSYGHRGLNHPCGTTGQVEITSQNHGFALSAESLDTDAIDVTHFNLNDRTVAAIAHRHKPVFGVQYHPEASPGPHDADHHFARFVTLMADRR from the coding sequence ATGCCCTTCGGCGGCCCTCCGATGCCCGACTCCCCATCAGACAAGGCCTATCTCGTCCTTGCCGATGGCACGGTTCTGACCGGTGTCGGCTTTGGCCATCGCGGTACAACCATCGGTGAAGTGGTGTTCAACACCGGGATGACCGGATATCAGGAGGTGCTGACGGATCCCTCCTATGCCGGACAACTGGTGAGCTTCACCTATCCCGAACTCGGCAATACCGGGGTGAATGCCGACGATCAGGAAGCCGATCGTCCCCACGCCCTTGGTGTGATCGCACGCCAGCTGGCGCCGTCGCCCAGCAACTGGCGTTGTGAACAGACTCTCGATACCTGGATGCAGAGCCATCAACTGGTGGGTATCAGCGGTGTAGACACCCGTGCGCTGGTGCGTCATCTGCGCGAGGCCGGTGCCATGAATGGTGTGATCAGCAGTGACGGCCAGACACCTGCGCAGTTGTTTGAGCTCTTGAAGCAGGCGCCTTCGATGGAAGGACTGAACCTGGCAGATCGCGTCACCACCCGTGAGCCCTACCAGTGGAATCAACCCTGCAGTGTTGGCTTCGATCAGCGCCTGCAGCGTCGAAGCGACGCCCCCTTCCGCGTCGTCGCGGTTGATTTTGGAATTAAACGAGCCATTCTCGATCGCCTGGTCGCCCATGGCTGTGACGTCACTGTTCTCCCTGCAGACACCGATCTGGCCACGGTTCGTTCCCATCGCCCGGATGGTGTCTTTCTCTCCAACGGTCCTGGAGACCCTGCGGCGGTGAGCTATGGGATTGCCCTGGCCAAGACTCTCTTGGAGGAGGCCGATCTACCGCTGTTTGGGATCTGTTTGGGCCATCAGATTCTCGGCCTGGCACTCGGCGGCAAGACCTTCAAGCTGTCCTATGGCCATCGTGGTTTGAATCATCCCTGTGGCACCACGGGGCAGGTTGAAATCACCAGTCAGAACCACGGGTTTGCCCTCTCTGCCGAATCTCTGGATACCGACGCCATTGATGTCACCCATTTCAATCTGAACGACCGCACCGTGGCGGCCATTGCTCACCGTCACAAGCCCGTTTTTGGTGTGCAATACCACCCGGAAGCCAGTCCTGGACCGCATGACGCGGATCATCATTTCGCCCGCTTTGTGACGCTCATGGCCGATCGCCGTTGA
- a CDS encoding Mini-ribonuclease 3 — MSDWIRNQSPSGLNDQLGPLQLAWIGDAVWELHQRLRHGARPGRSDHLHRAVVADVRADAQSRLLTWLEDRQLLDSQELDLVRRGRNSAGRGPRRAEAAVYGRATGFETMVGWLFLNNPARLAELFDHLEQAGSNP, encoded by the coding sequence TTGAGCGACTGGATTCGCAATCAGTCACCCAGTGGTCTGAACGATCAATTGGGCCCATTGCAGCTGGCTTGGATCGGAGATGCCGTCTGGGAGCTCCATCAACGGCTCCGCCATGGAGCCAGACCCGGCCGTTCCGATCATTTGCATCGTGCTGTTGTGGCCGATGTTCGCGCCGATGCCCAATCCCGTTTGTTGACTTGGCTGGAAGACCGTCAACTCCTGGATTCCCAGGAACTCGATCTGGTCCGTCGGGGGCGCAACAGTGCAGGCCGTGGTCCGCGCCGAGCCGAGGCCGCTGTGTATGGACGGGCCACGGGGTTTGAGACAATGGTTGGCTGGCTGTTTCTGAACAATCCAGCCCGGCTTGCTGAGCTCTTCGATCACCTGGAGCAAGCCGGATCCAACCCATAA
- the msrA gene encoding peptide-methionine (S)-S-oxide reductase MsrA → MLPSWLSPRGGAEASEPAMHAVLGTPLNAPLMADQEEAIFACGCFWGAEKGFWRLPGVVTTAVGYAGGQTEQPTYNQVCSGRTGHTEVVRVVWSRPALDFSDLLKLFWECHDPTQGNRQGNDTGTQYRSAIYTFNQLHLQQAQASRDAYQVALSAKGYGAITTEILADQTFYFAEEYHQQYLAKPGSRPYCSAMPTQTLLGDFEGSNYKLPKQVWDKYDWSISHCVLRSDNSPIALA, encoded by the coding sequence ATGCTGCCCTCTTGGTTGTCTCCCCGCGGCGGCGCTGAAGCATCTGAACCAGCAATGCACGCTGTTCTGGGGACACCGCTCAATGCCCCATTGATGGCGGACCAAGAGGAGGCGATCTTTGCGTGCGGATGCTTTTGGGGAGCTGAAAAAGGGTTTTGGAGGCTGCCGGGAGTCGTGACCACTGCCGTGGGCTACGCGGGCGGTCAAACGGAACAACCGACCTACAACCAGGTCTGCTCCGGCAGAACAGGGCACACAGAAGTGGTCCGCGTGGTTTGGAGTCGCCCCGCTCTGGACTTCAGCGACCTGCTGAAGCTGTTCTGGGAATGCCACGACCCCACCCAGGGCAATCGGCAAGGCAACGACACCGGCACCCAATACCGATCAGCCATTTACACCTTCAACCAGCTGCATCTTCAACAGGCCCAGGCCAGCCGAGACGCGTATCAAGTCGCCCTTTCCGCCAAGGGCTATGGCGCCATCACCACCGAAATCCTGGCGGATCAAACCTTTTACTTCGCCGAGGAGTATCACCAGCAATACCTCGCCAAACCGGGAAGCCGCCCCTACTGCTCCGCGATGCCAACCCAGACGCTTCTCGGCGACTTTGAAGGCTCCAACTACAAACTCCCGAAGCAGGTTTGGGACAAGTACGACTGGTCCATCAGTCACTGCGTGCTCCGATCTGACAACAGTCCGATCGCGCTGGCCTGA
- a CDS encoding Crp/Fnr family transcriptional regulator: MLATPSSDLSSTALGFKAFLEGSYQKNNVVHVTSGSLIPLLKNSVWFVVRGMVKLGAVSVHGDELVLGLVGPNEPFGAAFTNVEAYDAVALTDCDLLCCNLAEVEQSPQLALALAKAMTARYRQAESMLALLGLRRVEERVRGFVELLARDFGEPCDDGLRLNLRLTHQEIASALSTTRVTVTRVLGQLRDEGWLQIDASRHLVMTRTGRH, from the coding sequence ATGCTTGCTACTCCGTCCTCTGATCTGTCTTCAACAGCTCTGGGCTTCAAGGCGTTTCTTGAAGGCAGCTATCAAAAAAACAATGTCGTTCATGTCACATCAGGGAGTTTGATTCCACTCCTGAAAAACAGCGTTTGGTTTGTGGTGCGCGGCATGGTGAAACTGGGTGCCGTTTCAGTTCATGGGGATGAATTGGTGCTTGGCCTTGTGGGGCCCAATGAACCCTTTGGTGCTGCTTTCACCAATGTGGAGGCCTATGACGCTGTTGCGCTGACGGATTGCGATCTGCTCTGCTGCAATCTGGCTGAAGTGGAGCAGTCACCGCAGTTGGCTCTCGCCTTGGCGAAGGCCATGACGGCCCGTTACCGCCAGGCGGAATCGATGTTGGCTCTGCTGGGCTTGCGCCGCGTTGAAGAGCGGGTCCGGGGGTTTGTCGAGCTGCTTGCTAGGGACTTTGGTGAGCCCTGTGATGATGGTTTGCGGCTGAATCTCCGCCTCACCCATCAGGAGATCGCCAGTGCACTCAGCACGACGCGGGTGACTGTCACCCGTGTGTTGGGTCAGTTACGTGATGAGGGTTGGCTTCAGATTGATGCATCCAGGCATCTCGTGATGACCCGCACTGGCCGTCACTGA
- a CDS encoding STAS domain-containing protein, producing MMPGGLDPISELQRLTVSLRGGFEQKDGCLVFHFTGQLDAYSEKQFMEYVADVLKANKLPAVLDLSKIDFLDSSGLGALVQLAKQCTDAKRSFLLVGNTRVMQTIKLVRLEEFLHLVEDLPTALNQLAA from the coding sequence ATGATGCCTGGGGGGCTTGATCCCATCAGCGAACTGCAGCGACTGACCGTCTCTCTACGGGGCGGATTTGAACAGAAGGATGGCTGTTTGGTGTTTCACTTCACCGGCCAATTGGATGCGTACTCCGAGAAGCAGTTCATGGAGTACGTGGCCGATGTTTTGAAAGCCAACAAGCTTCCAGCTGTTCTCGATCTAAGCAAGATCGATTTTCTCGACTCATCAGGCCTTGGTGCCCTGGTGCAGTTGGCCAAACAATGCACGGATGCCAAACGGTCGTTTCTCCTTGTGGGAAACACCCGTGTGATGCAGACGATCAAGTTGGTGCGGCTCGAAGAGTTCCTCCATCTGGTGGAGGATCTTCCGACAGCTCTGAACCAATTGGCCGCTTGA
- a CDS encoding ABC transporter ATP-binding protein → MAALRLDLIGRYLRPHRRTVLLGAIALVVVNILRVTIPMEVRSVVDELQEGFSYAGVLRQAGWVVLLASTMGVIRLVSRQLVFGVGRQVEVELRQRLFEHMLRQEPDWIQSKGSGEVISRATSDVENIRRLLGFAILSLTNTLLAYALTLPAMLAIDPWLTLAAVGLYPVMLSTVRLFGGRMMRQQRAQQEELSALSNLIQEDLSGIGAIKIYGQEASEQDAFATRNRRYRDSAIRLARTRSTLFPLLEGISSISLLLLLAIGSGQLESGRLSIGGLVALILYVEQLVFPTALLGFTLNTFQTGQVSLERVEELLRREPKIKDPEQPTDRPHPTNQRKGRFEARDLTVQYEGAEHNTLNGLSFCIEPGELVAVVGPVGCGKTTLARSFGRMVPLEPGKLFLDGVDVTQMPLQELRRDVAIVPQEGFLFTSTLADNLRYGDPAATDQRVERAAGQARLADDIKGFPDGFETIVGERGITLSGGQRQRTALGRALLMSAPVLVLDDALASVDNNTAAAILDSIRAQDDRTIVMISHQLSAAAACDRILVMESGRIVQQGHHSALIQQPGVYKRLWERQQAAQQLDAMAS, encoded by the coding sequence ATGGCTGCCCTACGTCTCGACTTGATCGGCCGCTACTTGCGACCCCATCGACGCACCGTCCTGCTGGGAGCCATTGCACTGGTTGTGGTCAACATCCTGCGGGTGACGATCCCGATGGAGGTCCGCAGCGTCGTGGATGAGCTGCAAGAGGGATTCAGTTACGCCGGGGTCCTGCGCCAGGCGGGATGGGTCGTGCTTCTTGCGAGCACCATGGGGGTTATTCGACTGGTCTCGCGCCAACTCGTCTTCGGCGTGGGCCGGCAGGTGGAAGTGGAGCTGCGTCAGCGCTTGTTCGAGCACATGCTTCGCCAGGAACCCGATTGGATTCAGAGCAAGGGCAGCGGAGAGGTGATCAGTCGCGCCACCAGCGATGTGGAAAACATCCGGCGCCTGCTCGGATTCGCGATTCTCAGCCTGACCAACACGCTGCTGGCCTATGCGCTCACGCTGCCCGCCATGTTGGCGATCGATCCATGGCTAACCCTGGCCGCCGTCGGTCTTTACCCCGTGATGCTCAGCACGGTGAGGCTGTTCGGCGGGCGCATGATGCGTCAACAACGTGCTCAGCAGGAAGAACTATCGGCGCTCAGCAATCTGATTCAGGAGGATCTGTCGGGCATCGGGGCCATCAAGATCTACGGCCAAGAGGCTTCGGAACAGGATGCCTTCGCGACGCGCAACCGCCGTTATCGCGATAGCGCCATTCGTCTGGCGAGAACACGGAGCACCTTGTTCCCTCTGCTTGAGGGGATTTCGTCCATCTCTCTCCTGTTGCTGCTGGCCATCGGCAGCGGTCAACTCGAATCCGGTCGATTGAGCATTGGTGGCCTGGTCGCCCTCATTCTTTATGTGGAGCAACTTGTATTCCCGACCGCACTGCTGGGATTCACCCTCAACACCTTCCAGACCGGACAGGTCAGCCTCGAGCGGGTGGAAGAGTTGCTCCGACGCGAACCGAAGATCAAAGATCCAGAGCAACCCACCGATCGACCTCATCCAACGAACCAACGCAAGGGTCGCTTTGAAGCCCGTGACCTGACCGTTCAATACGAGGGTGCGGAGCACAACACGCTCAACGGCCTGAGTTTCTGCATCGAACCGGGAGAGTTGGTCGCCGTTGTTGGTCCGGTGGGATGCGGCAAGACCACCCTGGCTCGCTCCTTCGGGCGCATGGTTCCTCTCGAGCCCGGGAAGCTGTTCCTGGATGGGGTGGATGTAACCCAGATGCCCCTGCAGGAGTTACGCCGTGATGTGGCGATTGTTCCCCAAGAGGGCTTTCTTTTCACCAGCACCCTGGCGGACAACCTCCGGTATGGCGACCCTGCAGCCACAGATCAACGGGTTGAGCGGGCAGCAGGCCAGGCCCGTCTCGCTGATGACATCAAGGGATTTCCAGATGGCTTCGAAACGATCGTTGGGGAACGCGGCATCACCCTGAGTGGTGGTCAGCGTCAACGCACAGCGCTCGGACGGGCCTTGCTGATGTCGGCCCCGGTGTTGGTTCTCGATGACGCCTTGGCGAGTGTCGATAACAACACCGCAGCAGCCATTCTCGATTCGATCCGGGCGCAGGACGATCGGACCATCGTGATGATCAGCCATCAACTTTCTGCAGCCGCTGCCTGTGATCGCATCCTCGTAATGGAGAGCGGGCGCATCGTGCAGCAGGGACACCACAGCGCGTTGATTCAGCAACCAGGGGTCTACAAGCGACTTTGGGAGCGTCAGCAAGCGGCGCAACAGCTGGATGCGATGGCTTCCTGA